One Eulemur rufifrons isolate Redbay chromosome 12, OSU_ERuf_1, whole genome shotgun sequence genomic window carries:
- the LOC138393690 gene encoding beta-defensin 103A yields MRIHYLLYTLLILFLMPVPGDGGLINTLQRYYCRIRGGRCAVLSCLPREEQIGRCSSGGRKCCRRKK; encoded by the exons ATGAGGATCCACTACCTCCTGTACACGCTGCTCATCCTGTTTCTGATGCCCGTTCCAG GTGACGGAGGCCTCATAAACACGCTGCAGAGGTACTACTGCAGGATCCGCGGGGGCCGCTGTGCCGTGCTGAGCTGCCTGCCCAGGGAGGAGCAGATAGGCCGCTGCTCTTCCGGCGGCCGAAAGTGCTGCCGGAGAAAGAAATGA